In Branchiostoma floridae strain S238N-H82 unplaced genomic scaffold, Bfl_VNyyK Sc7u5tJ_1589, whole genome shotgun sequence, one DNA window encodes the following:
- the LOC118408472 gene encoding ubiquitin-conjugating enzyme E2-17 kDa: protein MALKRIKKELQDLGRDPPAQCSAGPVGDDLFHWQATIMGPPDSPYQGGVFFLTIHFPTDYPFKPPKVAFTTRIYHPNINSNGSICLDILRSQWSPALTISKVLLSICSLLCDPNPDDPLVPEIARIYKTDKPRYNELAKEWTKKYAM, encoded by the exons ATGGCGTTGAAAAGAATCAAGAAGGAGCTACAGGACCTGGGACGGGACCCGCCAGCACAGTGTTCAGCCGGCCCGGTCGGGGATGATCTGTTCCACTGGCAAGCCACCATCATGGGGCCGCCGGACAGCCCGTATCAGGGAGGGGTTTTCTTCCTCACCATCCACTTCCCAACAGACTACCCATTCAAGCCGCCAAAAGTGGCCTTTACAACCCGAATCTATCATCCCAACATCAACTCCAACGGTTCTATCTGCCTGGATATCTTGCGTAGTCAGTGGTCTCCGGCGCTCACAATCTCCAAG GTCCTGTTGTCCATCTGTTCCCTGCTATGTGACCCCAACCCAGACGACCCCCTCGTTCCGGAGATCGCGCGGATCTACAAGACGGACAAACCGCGGTATAACGAACTCGCAAAGGAATGGACCAAGAAATACGCCATGTGA